The Streptococcus sp. VT 162 genome has a window encoding:
- a CDS encoding ABC transporter gives MENKKVSVWKQCKPYMAGLQLPLLIAVVAAVISSIITVYGPTKIKEITNLISDGLATEIDLVAVSNIASFLVILYVFGAILNYTQAYIFSTSIQHFSKRLRTAIAEKINRLPLGYFDRHSQGDTLSRVTNDVDTAAQSLNQSLGTVLSASFLLIAVLVTMFGMNWILALVTVVSTLVGFAAVSVIMAKSQGYFKAQQNNLAAVNGYVEEMYSGHNVVTSYNAVDTSKARFAGLNQDLHDSIWKSQFISGIMMPAMFFVGNFSYVLVIIVGAALALEGHITIGIIVAFMVYVRTFSQPLSQIAQGITSLQQASAAMTRVLEFLAEAEMQDESHKERQLSNMKGEVVFDHVSFGYTPDRTIIHDFSATSHAGQKVAIVGPTGAGKTTIVNLLMKFYEIDKGSIRIDGVDTKDMKRSEVHDAFSMVLQDTWLFEGTIRENLIYNQTDISDERMMEASKAVGIHHFIMTLPDGYDTVLDDTVTLSVGQKQLLTIARALLKDAPLLILDEATSSVDTRTEELIQKAMDRLMEGRTSFVIAHRLSTIRNADLILVMKDGNIIEQGNHEELMAQGGFYADLYNSQFTEDEAEE, from the coding sequence ATGGAAAATAAAAAAGTTTCGGTCTGGAAACAGTGCAAACCTTATATGGCAGGCCTCCAACTCCCTCTCCTAATAGCAGTTGTGGCTGCAGTCATTTCAAGTATCATTACCGTTTATGGTCCAACTAAGATTAAAGAAATTACTAACTTGATTTCAGATGGCTTGGCTACAGAAATCGACTTGGTAGCTGTGTCAAACATTGCTAGCTTTTTAGTGATTCTCTATGTATTTGGAGCTATCCTTAATTATACACAGGCCTATATCTTTTCAACGAGTATTCAGCATTTTTCAAAACGCTTGCGGACGGCTATCGCTGAAAAGATTAATCGTTTGCCACTTGGCTATTTTGACCGTCATTCACAAGGAGATACCCTTTCGCGCGTGACCAATGATGTGGATACAGCAGCGCAATCTCTCAACCAAAGTCTAGGGACAGTTCTTTCAGCTAGTTTCTTGTTGATTGCTGTCTTGGTGACCATGTTTGGGATGAACTGGATTTTGGCATTGGTAACCGTTGTATCAACCCTTGTTGGTTTTGCGGCGGTTTCCGTAATCATGGCCAAGTCACAGGGTTATTTTAAAGCCCAACAAAATAATCTAGCGGCCGTCAATGGTTACGTAGAAGAAATGTACTCTGGCCACAATGTAGTGACCAGCTACAACGCAGTGGACACCTCCAAAGCGAGATTTGCAGGTTTAAACCAGGACTTGCATGATAGTATCTGGAAATCTCAGTTTATCTCTGGTATCATGATGCCAGCCATGTTCTTTGTTGGGAACTTTAGTTATGTCTTAGTCATCATCGTTGGGGCCGCGCTGGCGTTAGAAGGGCATATCACTATAGGGATTATTGTGGCCTTTATGGTTTACGTACGGACCTTCTCCCAACCTCTGTCACAGATTGCCCAAGGGATTACGAGCTTGCAACAAGCGAGTGCAGCCATGACTCGTGTATTAGAATTTTTGGCTGAAGCAGAGATGCAAGATGAATCTCATAAGGAAAGACAATTGAGCAACATGAAAGGGGAAGTAGTCTTTGATCATGTATCCTTTGGATATACACCAGATCGCACCATTATCCATGACTTTTCTGCGACATCTCATGCAGGTCAGAAGGTTGCTATTGTTGGACCGACTGGGGCTGGGAAGACAACCATTGTCAATCTTTTGATGAAGTTCTATGAGATAGATAAGGGAAGTATCCGCATTGATGGTGTGGATACCAAGGACATGAAGCGCTCAGAAGTACACGATGCCTTTTCAATGGTCTTGCAAGATACTTGGCTCTTTGAGGGAACGATTCGAGAGAACCTGATCTATAATCAGACAGACATCAGTGATGAACGAATGATGGAAGCCAGCAAGGCTGTGGGAATCCACCACTTTATCATGACTTTGCCAGATGGCTACGATACTGTTTTGGATGACACTGTGACCTTGTCTGTTGGGCAAAAACAACTCTTGACCATTGCTCGTGCGCTTCTCAAGGATGCACCACTCTTGATTTTAGATGAAGCGACATCTTCAGTCGACACACGTACGGAGGAGTTGATTCAAAAAGCCATGGACCGTTTGATGGAGGGTCGAACTTCCTTTGTCATCGCCCACCGCTTGTCAACTATTCGTAATGCCGACTTGATTCTTGTCATGAAAGATGGCAATATCATCGAACAAGGCAACCATGAGGAGCTGATGGCGCAAGGTGGCTTCTACGCTGACTTGTACAATAGTCAATTTACAGAAGACGAAGCAGAAGAATAA
- a CDS encoding multidrug ABC transporter ATP-binding protein: MKKLAKRITGKEWGMILLTVLFTCFSVYLELEVPTYISEITELIGTPGTELGQLWSPAAKMMGLSLLAFLSSVTVGFFASRVAASYTTHLRRDVFNRVLDFSQTEIKRFSIPSLLTRTTNDITQVQMLFTMGLQVVTRGPIMAIWAIGKILGKSEYWLWAVVVAVIVNVLMTTVLMTLAFPKQSVIQKLTDKLNSITRESLTGIRVVRAYNAEDYQDKKFEAANDEVTRLNLFVNRLMAIMNPIMMAISSGLTLAIYWIGAYIINDASLTDRLPLFSDMVVFMSYAMQVVMGFLLMGALFIVLPRTLVSAGRINQVLDLHSSIENPSHAQTANPSVQGQVEFRDVTFRYSKNSEAVVEHVSFKAEAGQTVAFIGSTGSGKSTLVNLLPRFYDVSDGEILVDGVNVQDYNLEDLRNKVGYIPQKAVLFSGDVKGNLDFGKSKETPLSEAAMWQALELAQSKAFIEDKEAGLASEVAQGGTNFSGGQRQRLAIARALARKPEILIFDDSFSALDYETDRVLRQELAEKTKSMTKLIVAQRISTIMDADLILVLDQGKVVGQGTHKELLATNEVYQEIAYSQLSKEELEHGK; the protein is encoded by the coding sequence ATGAAGAAACTTGCTAAACGTATTACAGGAAAAGAGTGGGGGATGATCCTACTCACTGTTCTTTTCACTTGTTTCTCGGTCTATCTCGAGTTAGAAGTGCCGACCTATATTTCAGAAATAACAGAATTGATTGGAACACCGGGTACGGAGTTAGGACAACTATGGTCTCCTGCTGCCAAGATGATGGGATTATCTCTCCTAGCCTTTCTGTCTTCTGTAACAGTTGGATTTTTTGCTTCTCGTGTTGCAGCGTCTTACACGACTCACTTGCGAAGAGATGTTTTTAATCGTGTTCTAGATTTTTCGCAAACGGAAATCAAACGTTTTTCAATCCCAAGTCTTTTGACTCGGACGACCAATGATATCACACAGGTACAGATGCTCTTTACCATGGGATTACAGGTAGTGACTCGTGGGCCGATTATGGCTATCTGGGCCATTGGAAAAATCCTTGGTAAGTCCGAATACTGGCTCTGGGCAGTAGTGGTAGCTGTTATCGTCAATGTTCTAATGACAACTGTTCTCATGACTCTGGCCTTTCCAAAACAATCGGTCATCCAAAAATTGACAGATAAACTCAATAGCATCACTCGTGAAAGTTTGACTGGGATTCGAGTTGTTCGTGCATACAATGCGGAAGATTACCAAGATAAGAAATTTGAAGCAGCCAACGATGAGGTAACACGTCTCAATCTCTTTGTCAATCGATTGATGGCGATTATGAACCCGATTATGATGGCAATTTCCAGTGGTTTGACCTTAGCTATTTACTGGATTGGTGCCTATATCATCAACGACGCTAGCTTGACAGATCGTCTGCCCCTTTTTAGCGACATGGTGGTCTTCATGTCCTATGCTATGCAGGTCGTGATGGGCTTCCTTCTCATGGGAGCGCTCTTTATCGTTCTTCCTCGTACCTTGGTTTCGGCAGGACGTATCAATCAAGTATTGGATCTGCATTCTTCTATTGAGAATCCTAGTCATGCACAGACAGCGAATCCTTCAGTTCAGGGACAAGTGGAATTCCGTGATGTGACTTTCCGCTACTCTAAAAATTCAGAAGCAGTTGTGGAGCATGTCAGCTTCAAGGCAGAAGCGGGTCAAACCGTGGCCTTCATTGGATCGACTGGATCAGGTAAGTCCACTCTAGTCAACCTCTTGCCTCGTTTTTACGACGTTTCTGATGGAGAAATCCTAGTGGATGGTGTCAATGTACAAGATTACAATTTGGAAGATTTGCGCAATAAGGTCGGCTATATTCCACAAAAAGCAGTCCTCTTCTCAGGAGATGTCAAGGGCAATCTAGACTTTGGTAAGAGCAAAGAAACTCCTCTAAGCGAAGCTGCTATGTGGCAAGCCCTTGAATTGGCCCAGTCTAAAGCATTTATCGAGGACAAGGAAGCAGGTCTTGCATCAGAAGTAGCCCAAGGTGGAACCAACTTCTCAGGAGGTCAAAGACAGCGTTTGGCCATTGCGCGTGCCTTGGCTCGTAAACCAGAGATTCTCATCTTTGATGACTCTTTCTCAGCCTTGGACTACGAGACAGATCGTGTCCTTCGCCAAGAGCTAGCTGAGAAAACAAAATCCATGACCAAGCTCATCGTAGCGCAACGGATTTCTACCATTATGGACGCCGACCTGATCTTAGTTTTGGATCAAGGTAAAGTCGTGGGACAAGGCACCCACAAGGAACTTCTTGCTACCAACGAAGTCTACCAAGAAATTGCCTACTCACAACTATCGAAGGAGGAATTGGAACATGGAAAATAA
- a CDS encoding MarR family transcriptional regulator gives MDKSLLIFKRFGYQIHLMLQKEAKRCGIEFMGGPQGQVLQFLDRREHNQELTLIKDIEQELNITKSVASNLVKRMVQNGLVELEASPSDKRAKLVCLTDKSRSQMQEVKALFDRIARSLLEGISKEKLAVFEEVLGQLQANVERIGGENEETC, from the coding sequence ATGGACAAATCGTTGTTGATTTTTAAACGTTTTGGGTACCAGATTCACCTAATGTTGCAGAAAGAAGCCAAACGTTGCGGTATTGAATTTATGGGGGGACCGCAAGGGCAGGTTCTGCAGTTTTTAGATCGTCGTGAGCATAATCAAGAATTAACGCTTATCAAGGATATTGAACAAGAACTCAATATCACCAAGTCAGTTGCTAGCAACTTGGTCAAGCGTATGGTACAAAATGGTTTGGTCGAGTTAGAGGCCAGTCCAAGTGATAAACGAGCGAAACTTGTTTGTTTGACCGATAAATCACGATCTCAGATGCAAGAAGTTAAGGCACTTTTTGATCGGATTGCCAGGAGCCTACTGGAAGGAATTTCAAAGGAAAAGCTAGCCGTTTTTGAAGAAGTTCTCGGACAACTACAGGCTAATGTAGAAAGAATAGGAGGAGAGAATGAAGAAACTTGCTAA
- a CDS encoding prophage pi3 protein 59 encodes MKGENVQMKPEEQRVLGILATIFGAIALLGSWIPFINYLSFFIAIVAFILGIIGLIVNLKKRKTMAIIGTSLAVASVVLFFTTQVLYANVYKEFVREFNRSYSEASASMEREEESDLTDDSAYSIPEEEENDTFTWTQEQFDALIEGDLDNKGKGGTNYKDIIKKHGLPDSEFDSTIGGYDTRKITYISIGDKIKTVTLTFAKQDNGQLLLVQKHAVGLGLEKSKKQNDSETRV; translated from the coding sequence ATGAAGGGAGAAAACGTTCAAATGAAACCAGAAGAACAAAGAGTTTTAGGAATCTTAGCAACCATTTTTGGAGCCATCGCACTTTTAGGATCTTGGATCCCATTTATTAACTATCTATCGTTTTTCATCGCCATCGTCGCATTTATCTTGGGAATTATCGGCCTTATCGTCAACCTCAAAAAACGGAAAACAATGGCCATTATCGGAACATCCCTTGCAGTTGCTTCAGTTGTACTTTTCTTTACGACCCAGGTACTGTACGCTAATGTCTACAAAGAGTTTGTCAGGGAGTTTAACCGTTCCTACAGCGAGGCGAGTGCCTCAATGGAACGCGAAGAAGAGAGCGACTTGACAGATGATAGCGCCTATTCCATCCCAGAGGAGGAAGAAAACGATACCTTCACCTGGACCCAGGAACAGTTCGACGCCTTAATCGAAGGTGACCTTGATAACAAAGGAAAAGGTGGCACCAACTACAAGGATATTATCAAAAAACACGGACTACCAGACTCCGAGTTTGACTCCACTATCGGAGGTTACGATACGAGAAAAATCACCTATATCTCCATTGGAGACAAGATCAAGACCGTTACCTTAACTTTTGCAAAACAGGACAATGGACAGCTCTTGCTCGTTCAAAAACATGCAGTCGGTCTAGGTCTAGAAAAAAGCAAGAAACAAAACGATTCTGAAACTAGAGTCTAA
- a CDS encoding multidrug transporter MatE, with protein sequence MNKKRSVDLIHGPILPALLSFAFPILLSNIFQQLYNTADVLIVGRFLGQDSLAAVGATTAIFDLIIGFTLGVGNGMGIVIARYYGARNFTKIKEAVAATWILGALLSIVVMLMGFVGLYPLLQYLDTPVEILPQSYQYISMIVTCVGVSFAYNLFAGLLRSIGDSLAALGFLIFSALVNVVLDLYFITQLHLGVQSAGLATIISQGLSAVLCFFYIRKSVPELLPQLKHFKWDKALYADLLEQGLAMGLMSSIVSIGSVILQSSVNTFGAVIISAQTAARRIMAFALLPMTAISSAMTTFASQNLGAKRPDRIVQGLGIGSRLSMSWAGFVCIFLIFASPTLVSFLASSTDTYLVENGSLYLQISSVFYPILSLLLIYRNCLQGLGQKVLPLVSSFIELIGKIVFVVLIIPWAGYRGVILCEPLIWVAMTTQLYFSLFRHPLIKEGKAILVAKGHS encoded by the coding sequence ATGAATAAGAAACGATCCGTGGACTTGATACATGGTCCTATTCTTCCTGCGCTGTTAAGCTTTGCCTTTCCAATCTTGCTGTCAAATATTTTCCAACAGCTCTATAATACAGCTGACGTCTTGATTGTTGGACGATTTCTTGGTCAAGATTCCTTGGCAGCAGTAGGGGCGACAACTGCCATTTTTGACTTGATTATAGGCTTTACGCTTGGTGTTGGAAATGGCATGGGGATCGTCATTGCCCGCTATTATGGGGCTCGTAATTTTACAAAGATCAAGGAAGCAGTAGCAGCCACCTGGATTTTAGGTGCTCTTTTGAGTATTGTGGTCATGCTGATGGGATTTGTCGGTCTGTATCCTCTCTTGCAATATTTAGATACTCCTGTAGAAATCCTTCCTCAATCCTATCAATATATTTCTATGATTGTGACTTGTGTAGGCGTCAGCTTTGCCTATAACCTCTTTGCAGGTTTGTTGCGGTCTATTGGTGATAGTCTTGCTGCGCTTGGCTTTCTGATTTTCTCTGCCTTAGTCAATGTGGTTCTGGATTTGTATTTCATTACGCAACTGCATCTGGGAGTTCAATCCGCAGGGCTTGCTACCATCATTTCGCAAGGCTTGTCAGCGGTTCTTTGCTTTTTCTATATCCGTAAGAGTGTTCCAGAACTGCTTCCTCAACTCAAGCATTTTAAATGGGACAAGGCCTTGTATGCGGATCTTTTGGAGCAAGGTTTGGCCATGGGTTTGATGAGTTCCATTGTGTCTATCGGTAGTGTGATTTTACAATCTTCGGTTAATACCTTTGGAGCTGTGATTATTAGTGCCCAGACGGCAGCTCGACGCATTATGGCTTTTGCTCTCCTTCCGATGACGGCTATTTCTTCTGCTATGACGACCTTTGCCTCTCAAAATCTCGGGGCCAAGCGACCAGACCGCATTGTTCAAGGTCTTGGTATTGGGAGTCGTTTGAGCATGTCCTGGGCAGGTTTTGTTTGTATTTTCCTCATTTTTGCTAGTCCGACCTTGGTTTCCTTCTTGGCCAGTTCAACAGATACTTACTTGGTAGAAAACGGTAGTCTCTACCTGCAAATCAGTTCAGTCTTTTATCCGATTTTGAGCCTTTTGCTGATTTATCGCAATTGCTTGCAGGGATTGGGTCAGAAAGTCCTCCCTCTAGTTTCTAGCTTTATAGAACTAATCGGGAAAATCGTTTTTGTGGTTTTGATTATCCCTTGGGCGGGCTATAGGGGAGTCATCCTTTGCGAACCCCTTATCTGGGTTGCCATGACCACCCAACTGTACTTCTCACTTTTCCGCCATCCCCTGATAAAAGAAGGCAAGGCAATCTTGGTAGCTAAAGGACACTCCTAG
- a CDS encoding GNAT family acetyltransferase — protein MSLTSQLITDVFPDLDKVEKLNKEAFPEEERVPLSEFLRYQDREDAHFFAFYNQEEFVGFAFAISNPKAFYISFFAIMPHLRSHGYGKEIIEKLTDFYQRTMLLEVERLDEECDNLEQRKARMDFYRQNGFKSANAFLEYDGLSFEILYRGDYFDEEAYRDIFQKLQNEHYFDFHIEYRRFSDH, from the coding sequence ATGAGTTTGACCAGTCAATTAATTACCGATGTATTTCCTGATCTGGATAAGGTTGAAAAGCTAAACAAAGAAGCTTTTCCCGAGGAAGAACGAGTCCCTCTGTCTGAGTTCTTGCGCTATCAGGACCGAGAAGACGCCCACTTTTTTGCTTTTTATAACCAAGAAGAGTTTGTCGGCTTTGCTTTTGCCATCTCCAATCCAAAGGCCTTCTATATCAGTTTTTTTGCCATTATGCCCCACTTGAGAAGCCACGGGTATGGAAAGGAAATCATCGAAAAGCTGACTGATTTTTACCAGCGAACCATGTTATTGGAAGTCGAGCGATTGGATGAAGAATGCGATAACTTGGAGCAGAGGAAGGCTAGAATGGACTTCTATCGCCAAAATGGCTTTAAATCAGCCAACGCTTTTCTAGAGTACGATGGTTTGAGTTTTGAAATTCTCTACCGAGGCGACTATTTTGACGAAGAGGCCTATCGCGACATCTTCCAAAAGTTACAAAATGAACATTATTTTGACTTTCATATAGAGTATCGTCGTTTTAGTGACCATTAA